A portion of the Symphalangus syndactylus isolate Jambi chromosome 13, NHGRI_mSymSyn1-v2.1_pri, whole genome shotgun sequence genome contains these proteins:
- the LOC129460753 gene encoding cytochrome c oxidase assembly factor 4 homolog, mitochondrial-like: MSTSVPQGHTWTQRVKKDDEEEDPLDQLISHSGCAASHFAVQECMAQHQDWRQCQPQVQAFKDCRSEQQARRQEELQRRQEQASAHQ, translated from the coding sequence ATGTCAACCTCAGTCCCTCAAGGCCATACCTGGACCCAACGGGTGAAGAAGGACGATGAGGAGGAGGACCCGCTGGACCAGCTGATCTCCCACTCTGGCTGTGCTGCCTCCCACTTTGCAGTGCAGGAGTGCATGGCCCAGCACCAGGACTGGCGGCAATGCCAGCCACAGGTGCAGGCGTTCAAGGATTGCAGGAGTGAACAGCAGGCGAGGCGGCAAGAGGAGCTGCAGAGGAGGCAAGAACAAGCCAGTGCCCACCAGTGA